A section of the Cydia amplana chromosome 15, ilCydAmpl1.1, whole genome shotgun sequence genome encodes:
- the LOC134654852 gene encoding uncharacterized protein LOC134654852 codes for MLATYVTINRCDKTVQSDCAINRTFLVPPHASDIGADRQFSAKLIRNNMSSTMADDDALAVLGLVMCLKKKKARSVWCKDWLMKRKLFSHTNLLTELKFAPKDWHNYLRMNEEAYLNLLALVTPIIKKQDTVMREAISPHERLSATLRFLATGRFYECMKFSTIISPQALGQIIPETCDALYEVLRKEYLKFPQTEQDWRIIARDFEQNWNFPHCLGAIDGKHVEIVPPSNSGSFYYNYKHRHSMVLMAIVDAKYRFLLVDFGTNGRVSDGGVLLNTKFYEKLERNTLNIPTAERLHNSPRILPYVFVADDAFPLRKDMMKPFRQNDLDSRMKKIYNYRTSRARRIVENAFGILAARFRIYRTQMNLLPENIESVVRATCALHNYLMSSSLNSYAPSECFDSEHLEEGTITPGLTTRESTLEPLQRTIQGRAFQTANQIRSQFMTYFVS; via the exons atgCTGGCCACATACGTAACGATAAATCGTTGCGATAAAACTGTGCAGTCCGACTGTGCGATAAATCGAACGTTCCTAGTGCCTCCACACGCCTCCGATATCGGAGCCGATCGTCAGTTCTCCGCAAAGCTCATCAGAAACAACATGTCATCCACAATGGCAGACGATGACGCGCTAGCGGTGTTAGGGCTTGTTATgtgtttaaagaaaaaaaaggcGCGCAGTGTGTGGTGTAAAGACTGGCTCATGAAAAGGAAGCTATTTTCTCATACCAACTTATTAACCGAGTTGAAATTTGCTCCGAAAGATTGGCATAATTATTTGAGGATGAATGAGGAGGCATACTTGAACCTGCTGGCTTTAGTTACTCCAATAATAAAGAAACAGGACACTGTAATGAGAGAAGCAATAAGTCCTCACGAAAGATTATCTGCTACACTGCGATTTTTAGCTACAGGTCGTTTCTACGAATGTATGAAGTTTTCGACAATAATATCACCACAAGCTCTTGGTCAAATAATTCCTGAAACCTGTGATGCTTTGTACGAAGTTCTACGGAAAGAATACTTAAAG TTTCCACAAACCGAACAAGATTGGAGAATAATAGCGAGAGATTTTGAGCAGAATTGGAACTTTCCTCACTGTTTAGGTGCTATTGATGGTAAGCACGTTGAAATCGTGCCTCCAAGTAACAGTGGCTCGTTTTATTATAACTATAAACATAGACACAGTATGGTATTGATGGCAATCGTTGATGCAAAATACAGATTCCTGTTAGTTGATTTTGGAACAAACGGAAGGGTTTCCGACGGTGGAGTATTGTTGAATACGAAATTTTATGAAAAACTTGAAAGAAATACGTTAAATATTCCTACAGCAGAAAGGTTGCATAATAGTCCACGAATACTGCCGTATGTATTTGTAGCTGATGACGCGTTTCCTCTAAGAAAGGACATGATGAAACCATTTCGGCAAAATGACTTAGACAGTAGAATGAAGAAGATATATAATTATCGGACATCGCGAGCTCGCCGCATAGTCGAAAACGCATTTGGCATACTAGCGGCGAGGTTCAGAATTTACAGAACACAAATGAACCTGTTGCCTGAAAATATTGAGTCAGTCGTAAGAGCAACCTGtgctttacataattatttgatgTCATCATCCCTTAATTCATACGCTCCTTCAGAATGTTTCGATAGTGAACATTTAGAAGAAGGTACGATAACGCCAGGACTCACAACAAGAGAGTCAACACTTGAACCATTACAAAGAACCATACAAGGCCGTGCATTTCAAACAGCAAATCAGATAAGAAGTCAATTTATGACGTACTTTGTAAGTTAA